One genomic segment of Mastomys coucha isolate ucsf_1 unplaced genomic scaffold, UCSF_Mcou_1 pScaffold22, whole genome shotgun sequence includes these proteins:
- the Smim18 gene encoding small integral membrane protein 18, with the protein MASSHWNETTTSVSQYLGFQVQKIYPFHDNWNTACFVILLLFIFTVLSLVVLAFLYEVLDCCCCAKNKTVKDLKSEPNPLRSMMDNIRKRDSEVV; encoded by the coding sequence ATGGCTTCCAGCCACTGGAACGAAACCACGACCTCTGTTTCGCAGTACCTTGGATTTCAAGTCCAGAAGATTTACCCTTTCCATGACAACTGGAACACTGCCTGCTTTGTCATCCTGCTCCTGTTCATATTTACTGTGCTATCCTTAGTTGTGCTGGCTTTCCTTTATGAGGTACTTGACTGCTGCTGCTGTGCAAAGAACAAAACCGTGAAGGACTTGAAAAGCGAACCAAATCCTCTCAGAAGTATGATGGACAACATCAGAAAACGTGACAGTGAGGTGGTCTAG